TAGCACTAATGGGTTTCTACCACctttgtaatactgtatattgttaactCTTCTATAATAAATCATATACCACGGGGAGCTTTTAGAAATTGAGGGGAATCAATCAGGAATCACTTCTTTAGACAAAGGGCTAGGAATATCTACATCAACTAACAGGTCATGCACTTGAATTTCAGACTCTTAAAGCTTTTATTTAATTAAGTGAGCATGATGTAATATACATTCTCTTCTTGTTTGAAAAATGTATCACGTTctatataaaacaaacacatgTATCCAAAGTGAACTTGACAAATAGAGACAACTGAATCATGAACAGGAGAACATATAAGCTAGACCCTGCTACTATCCTAAAAGCAGCATTCAAAACAGTAATTACTAGGATTCAAATTTCTCGTTTCTACGGCTTTTGTGTAATCTGTTTGATTGGTGCAGATTAGACTATTTCCTGTAtgcaatgttttcaaaaatgacttgacaaaacattaaatatttttaggaTTTCTTTTATCACCACCAGACAACACTTCCAGATTCTATTATTTTGTGATCTAAAGACAGTCATATTCATTCCAATCTTAAATGCAACAATAACAATTGTCAGACAATGAATGATTCTACCTTTATGTAATTCTACATTTCTATCTTAGACACACTAATGCATTCATTTAACTGTATTCTTGcacattgttataataataataataagaggaaTATGCTAAACATTGCATTATCTTATCATATGCTCATATATTTGTTGACGGGATCGCCACACACTATATTTAGAGACACATACCATATCCAGGGAAACCTGGTGAAACGCATTTGACTTTATTTCTGAACCCTCCAAACCTGTTTGAAGCTGAGGTCATAAGACTGAGTACATGTGAAAATCTTAACAAATAATCAGAAATTCAATGCCATTAGAAAAAGTGGATTTTTGTGTGGAAGATTACACAGACAACACTGTAAAAACTCCCACCATGGGTCCATTTTCAATTAAGACAATACTATAGAATTTTTCCTGATGTGAATTTCAAGTTAAACAAGGAGCCAGAAAACTGACATTCATTAAAGGCAGTAATTCCTTCACATCACATTATACAGCCTGAAATACAGCATCCCATTTAATCTTTGTCCCTTAAGTCTGATGAGAACAAAATGTCACTTTCCAGGGAAACATTGCTGAGTTGGGAGCTACTTTTAGTAAGGAACTTAGATGACTGATGGAGGACCCTTTGTTGTTTTTGCTTCAGCTCAATATATGATCTTGAGAAAGTATGGAATATGGAAGTCACAGGGAATGCCATCAGCAGGATGCCACTCAAGATGCTACTTAGTGCAACTACTTGGCCAGGAATACTTCGAGGAACCATATCCCCATAGCCCACTGTTGTCATGGTGATCACTGCCCACCAGTAGCATGCAGGAATGCTGGTAAAGTCTTGAGATCCAGACATTTCATTCTCGATGAGGTACAGAAGAGGTGAGAATAGAGCTATGGCAACACAGAGGAAGAGCAGTAGGAGGCCAAACTCTCGGGTGCACCGTCTTGCCGTAAGCCCAAGTGTCTGCAAACCCAGAGAATGTCGTGCAAGGCGCATCACATAGAGTATTCGCAGGGCACGGAGAATTCGAAGTACAAGACCAACTTTGTCCAAATAGCTATTGCCAGATCCAAGTTTCTTATTGCCTGTTGAGCTGTTATCTACCAGCAATGTGATATAATAAGGTAAAATGGCCACAATGTCAATTAGGTTTAGGGGTGTCCTCAGAAAGGTAAATTTGCTACGTGCTTGGATAAATCGCAGCGTGAACTCAAGGGAGAACCACGCCACACAGACGGTCTCCACTATGAAAACGTTGTAGCACATCTGTGAGCACTTCCccttgagaagaaaaaaaaaaaagttagtgacAGCCTCACTAAAAGACAATTCGCATATGAGAACAGtccaaaaaatgcacaaatatttaCAATTCTTACTGGATTTGCATTTAATATTGAAGGATAATGCATGGTTTTCTAATGCTGATGATAGTTATTAATAAAAAGTGACACAGAggtaatactttttaaaatacctGTTACATATATACTTGCTTTTCACTCTATTTTAACTTTCAGTATGCTAAGAACCAGTGGAAAAATGCATTATGTAGTTCCTGTCCCCCATTTTCTCTTCAAATCACTTTTCTTTGTAAGGATTTTAATGGTAGAAAGCTGCATAGCGTAAATCACTTACCTTAATTTTGCTCAACAGGTTACAAATATTCATTGGCCTGTACTGTCCAATAGATAATTGCAGTCCACTAGATTTTTGATAAAAATGATAAGGCTTGCAAACTGGAATCATTGAAATATCAAAGAGAGCTACTGGCTGACTATACAATTTCAGAATGCTCCAGGCAGCACCAATGTTTCATTAATCATACTTTGGAGATAAGAACTTTCGATGTTTAACaagtatagtaaaataaatagaagGACGATCTTGTCTATTTTCTTTACAAGAACTTTGGCCAAAGGCACATCATTGGGCTTTAGTAGGATATgtacttttaattacattttttctagaaaaacaaaatgttattccAGACATAGTAGTCTTTAATGTAGATTTATCTAGGTTTGTGTAGGAGTTTATTTCCTGGCTGGTTCAGattaacatacagtagatactATTAAAACCTAACTTAAAATGGATTTCTTATTTAAATTTTGGTGGATGGCCATCTGGGCTTACAGATTTGGAAGAGCGAGTATCATTATTTGGGGCATCAATACACTTAGGGATTAaaacagtgtaccaaataccatcTACCCAAAACACTGTATCTGCTCATCTCTATTTGATTGTGCAATTATGCATCAAAGAAATCTTGTCACccaatatatatactttaatggtGGACTTTCATGATTCCATTTTATGATAAGGCAATATTCAAGCACATATGGCTGTTATCTCAGAGAAACACACATATAATGTCAacattctgcctcctctcttACAGTACACGTATGGAATTTTTTGAACACCAGCTATAGTTAACTGTACAGTGTCAGCGGACCATTTATTTACTCAAAGAAGAATTCCACATTGCTTAAATCAATACGTTTCATGACATTTTACATTTGCATGACTATATGTAACAATTTATaggtgtttatatcactgttcaCTGAggttttgtttgaaataaagcCCCACTTGGGACAAAGTTGCTGTGGTTTTTGAACCATATCTTATTTACTTCAAAAGCCAAAGTCTCAAAATACTGGTCTCATGACAAATGGACAAGTATTTGTGGGTGCCATCTAAGTTATCTGGTGGGGAGCTAAAGTAGTAGTCAAGGAAGCCTAAGACCTTTGTTTTCCACCGTTGTAGGTTTTGGTTTACCTCTTTCTGTGCGTAATTTGATCTAAAATTTAGAAATAGTTTcaattgttttctctttcttctaaTATTAGTAAAATTTTGCGTAAGTTGTTGAATTAATGTTCTATGAGGTAATATGGCTTTAAATTGTGCTATAACAAATCTTAACAATTTGGCAGCAGACTCAGCCTTTGCAAAATTGAATTGCTAACTGTAAAATATGGtctgttttaacaaaattaacaaaatgagtATGCTAATACCTTCCAAGTTTACAGCATGAATTTAAAGGCAGTGAACATGGTGAGAAACTATCAGAATTAGCTGTGGAAGATCGGAGCAGTGGCAACAGCACTGGAAGGCAGCCAAGGAAGAacaaaatattagaacattagaacaattgtgacaagaagagGACATTCAGCCCAATGGCTTGACCATCCTATTCacttagattgtccaaaataacaataaaacttgAAGGTCCCCACATAGTCctactttccaccacactacttgctaaTATATTCCTTTTGTCTATGGTCTTTAACATTTGTGCTACAAAGTttcaccgtgtccccatgttttgtTGAAGAATATATAAATTAACAACtgcgatccactgtactaattccttccaAAATTTTAAATGCTTCGATCACGTCGCCTCTTAATCTCTATTTGCTTAAAATATTGCCAAACAGAACAACCACCAAAGGACCGCATTAAGAGATATTTCAACATCAGTATCAAATACTCAACTGCCATGATTACCTGATACTaatgaaagcaaaaacagaaatgaatatcACTACATTTTCAATTTATGTTCAATAAGCAAAGTGTTAAATTGTCTTGAACATAACCAGCCATATGTACAAGTTCATGAACCATTTAAATTGCATCCCAAAAAATCCTAAAAGTCATGAGTCATTTAAAAAGGCCCTATCTTTCTACCCTTAAGGCAGAACTGGAAGTTTCAGGATGAACATGTACAAAAATGAGCAAAGGTATGCCAAGAACACTACAGGATCACAACCTGAAACAGGATAATAGCAAAAGGCACAATGAAAAATTCACTTACTCCATAAAAGATACTTTTCATATCACATCaaggaaaacttaaaaaaataataatttggtgaTTGAGTGGAGTTTGCTATGAACATTTTAGCAATATGCTCAATTACAGAGCCAGGTTTACTACTTATATAGTTTTTGTACAGCAGCATCATCTGCTGGGAGATGGTTAGCAGTATTTGCTCCTAATGCAGAGGCGCTACTGATTTCAACATTTCATCTACAGAAGGGATTTCATATTCTCaccataaaaagtaaattaaaaagaaaacgacAAAACACCGTTAAGCATTAAAGCTATAGgacataatgtaaataaatataaatatataagtcTCACAATTctgcacttttctgaatgcaaaataagagacgAAAACAACTTCAcctaataataatacaatgacaCTAATTAAACCTGTGCTCACAGTGGGCCCCAAGAGTGAACTTGAAAACTACTGCTCTAACAGTTTCCCTTAGCTAGTTTTTTAGCAGCTTCTTCCTTATATTAGAATAAAAATTGCAGGGCTGTACTAGTAGAAGCTGTGTGAGCTGAACAGTTATGGCTGGCAAATGGGTTTCTGCTCCTCTCTCCACTCTCTAGGTGAATCAGACAATGTGATCATTGTTTTGTTCACTATACAAACTCAAAAAAATGAACTCTTTTAaggtgcatttgcatataatgtgagACACACTTACTGTGATAACCACATCTGTCCTAACTGTCTGCCTATCTGTTTGCCCACATAAAACAACTCACCTgttgaccaattttgttgaagtTCAGCACACTTGttattcaaagaaatttgtcaagacagttaCATTTCTACTGCGATATCTTAAATAATGGCCAAAGTACACAATTTTGaaatttccaaatctctctgAAAATTGGCACATTTGtgaatcttaaaacagagaaacattttttataacttccactacaaattaatttattgtttcaaTTCCATAGTTTACTTTTCaacattgttgaaaaaaatgacttctgtcctgcacaaagtagatgtcttaaaccatatgccaaatttatagtttgctGGTATAAAATCTGTGCAAGGGTTGTAAAGTGACCTTTAAAGAAATCCACCTTAAGTGTATGTACATGGACTTCTACTGTATACCATGAATATGGAGAAATAACGTTGAGCTGAAAAATATTTAACTTATCCTCTCATGTCCTTGATGTTAACCCCAAGAGTTACTTGGGCTTAGAATTCTATGCAATTAAAGTTAAGCTGGAGTCAGACCTGGGGTAACGGTAAtgaatcatgaatatttctatgcattttggcACACTAAGGTAACACATCAATGTTCATGAatggggtggagccttcaaccaaaacacaatggtgtgCAAACAAGAAGCTGTATAGCCAGTTTTAgagcaaactgaaactgaaccattagttgaatcaagtgatattgatgacaatgtgaattagtCATCAGGTGTTGAAACAGATAGTAAAATTGATGAACACGGCACTGAATGACCAAACTTCCATGATATGCCTGTTGAATTTGGTAGCTTAAAGGTTCACCATAGTACTATTTCACTAGTTCACTATTTAGCTGtgtggcaaaaaaggaaaaatgtttgcaATCACGTAGGATGACAAGAAAGATGGTAGCTCCTCTAATGCAGCAACTttcaatgttcatgtcaggggaaatatggaaatcactaagccttgtgcGGTGGTAGCCTGCAATCGTGAGAACATTCTACTCTCTCATactcaaggaaaagaaaaaaatattaagagaaaaatgtgcaaagagaCGCGCTTCTTCTGTTTTGATTGCAAGATCGGTCTGTGCATTGATGACTGTTTccaaacatatcacacaaaggatATATACTAAATCTGCATTAATACAACAGTGAACATTAGACATACCtttcttactgtatttatgttgaagtTTTGATATGTGCCTGTTTTTGTTACATGTAACatctttcttgttgaaaaaaataaaatgtttttgacatAATAATCAGGTGGttaacataatgctaaggaagcTATGATATATATTTATCAGACACAagcacatggggagcagcttCAGGACCCGACGTGCAAcacgacaagtcgtgccaggggacaacggcggggtactaacctctctctctctatttcctcAGAAAAGACGAAGCACTGCCGCCGTAATCTCACCCGGACGACTCCAAGAAACACAACACTTCCAGGTCCCTTTCTTTCCTCTGGtccccctttgatgatgtcagctacccatccatcaccacgttttcccagcatcccactgttttTGATTTCCGGTCCCCCTCCATAAATTGTCCGTCTATCCGTCCTTCTATGTCTGATGATTTACATGAATTATGTTGACCTGATTTGCAGTATAtggggcctaaaaaccccaaaccttgatGACTTTGTTGTCtatctttgttacaatatatataatatatatatatatatatatatatatgtatatatatatatatatatatatatatatatatatatatatatatatatcagaatcagaatcagaagtatatgtacacatacaaggaattggactccggttttacctagtattgtccctgatgctgtgagattgacttaagtgttcatgagagtgatggcctgaggaaagaaactgttcacatgtctggtagttttggcgtacagtgctctgtagcgcctaccagagggaagaagttgaaaaaggttgtaaccagggtgtgatgggtctgcaatgatgttttctggccatttcctgactcgagatctgtaaaagtcttgaatggagggcagatcaacaccaatgattttttctgcaatcctgactgtccgttgaagtctgttcctgtcctgttttgtggctcagccaaaccagactgtgatagatgaacagagaacagactggattactgcagagtaaaattggatgagcagctcctgaggcaggttgaacttcctgagctggcgcaggaagtacaacctctgctgggcctttttaacaattgtgtttatgtttagttcccactttaggtcctgggaaattgtggatcccagaaacctaaagttttccacagcagacacaatgctgttgagtagtgtgagagggggcagcactggggggctcgtcctgaagtccactgtcatctccacagttttaagcttgttcagctccaggttgttttgaccgcaccagagggccagctgttcgacctctcgtctgtatacagactcgtcactgtccttgatgaggccaatgactgtcatatcatctgcgaacttcaggattttaacagacgggtctcttgaggtgcagtcatttgtgtagagggagaagagcagaggagagaggacacatccctggggggcgccagtgctgactgttcgtgtgctggatgtgatttttcccagtctcacttgctgcttcctatctgtcaggaagtttttgatccactgggagatgggagctggtacagtgagccaagtgagtttggtgtggaggacttctggaatgatagtattgaacgccgagctgaagtccacaaacaggatcctagcatatgtccctggagagttgagatgttgcaggatgtagtgcagtcccatgttgattgcatcatctactgacctgtttgctcggtaagcaaattgtagggggtcaagcagggggtctgtaatgtccttcaggtaggtcaacaccagtctttcaaaggatttcatgaccacagacgtcagggcgactggcctgtagtcatttaaccctgcgatggaggttttctttggaaccgggataattgtggaacacttaaggcaggagggaacttaacatagctccagggatctgttgcgtagtatagtatatatactagcaaaatacccgcgcttcgcagcggagaagtagtgtgttaaagaggttctgtaaacataaatacatatacatatatacatatatatacatatctacatatacatactgtatatatacatggcacagtggtagtgctgctgctttgcagtaaggagactgtggaagtttgtgggttcacttcccggttcctccctgtgtggatagcgctttgagtactgagaaaagcgctatataaatgtaatgaattattattattattattatatacatacatatacacatccacatatagtatatatacatacatatacacatccacatatacatatatatacatatacaaatttacatatctacatatatatacatatgtacatatatatacatataaatatatacatatctacatatatatatatatacacatatatatacatatgcacatatataaatatatatatatatatatataaatatagacatacatatatacatacatacatacattcacatatacttatatatatattcacggcattcgtagtctgaatcacaatctgattgtatgggtggttacctaccaggtaacgcttgtggttggccagcaagtcagctaacatccgccacgatgccctcagttgtgagaagcagatcatagaatggttgaaaatagtttactgtcaaataatgcaaagagtacgcgacacgtgtttcgccctaattcttggctcatctggcgtacacactcactgcactcccttacgagaatcgaacctcggacgtcagcgctagaggcgaagcccctaacattgcgacacggcgtgtggttcgtttatttgacagcatgtagattggggtaattacattcacggcattcgtagcctgaatcacaatctgattgtatgggtggttacctaccaggtaacgcttgtggttggccagcaagtcagctaacatccgccacgatgccctcagttgtgagaagcagatcatagaatggttgaaaatagtttactgtcaaataatgcaaagagtacgcgacacgtgtttcgccctaattctgggctcatcaggcgtacacactcactgcatatagccaaattcccgtgcttcgcagcggtgaagtattgcttttaaattttaattaagaagaaaagaaaacctttttaaattgagggaaaatataccaataacaatttgttaaggatctgtttttttgtgaagctgccttaacacagcctgtccgctgttttataaatgaacgccatataaggccgtcctttctccttgcttagcggttctgtattgttttattgttcgtttattacgattgttatagttaatgtgtaggtatttgagactcacttttctgttcaggtacccatttcctttatgtaatccgcagattctccgctattttttgttcgtttattacgattatagttatttattgattcccttctttagctgactgcctgctcatataaggcgctctgctgtttttttgtgaaatcgtctttacacagcttctccgctgttttataaacgaacgccatataaggccatcctttttccttgcttcaccaaggaagcagcctttttatttaatccactggttctatgctgttttattgtttgtttattacaattgttatagttctctttgtataccacgttgtcagttcagcactccggttgtaatatgaccaagtcgtgcaagcttactgttgagaatgcaacgtatagttgtacaggagaaaagcaatcttgccaaacttaatttaaacttacggtttacaccgtgctttgtttccgccttagctgcacttatgaatatgcttgtatgcgtcacttgctcgcttcttattgtttcgctgccttctcaattgtgtaatgaatgttttcttcagcgctctttggggctcttccttgttttctacgtactgcattcacagtcagttcacgtgattacgtgggaggcgtgatgacgcgatacgcaactccgcctcccacggccagcgagctgcagtccattacagtatatggacaaaaaagaggttccagagctgaccattacgctttgaatttcgaaatgaaacctgcctaacttttgtaagtaagctgtaaggaatgagcctgccaaatttcagccttccacctacacgggaagtgtgagaattagtgatgagtgagtgagtgagtgagtgagtcagtgagggcttttctatgtactgcgttcacagtcagttcacgtgattacgtgggaggcgtgatgacgcgatacgcaactccgcctcccacggccagcgagctgcagtccattacagtatatggacaaaaaagaggttccagttatgaccgttacactttgaattttgaaatgaaacctacctaacttttgtaagtaagctgtaaggaatgagcctgccaaatttcagccttccacctacacggaaagttggagaattagtgagtgagtgagtgagtgcgtcagtgagggctttgccttttattagtatagatatatatctgtggtgggttggcaccctgccggggattggtttctgccttgtgccctgtgttggctgggattggctccagcagaccaccgtgaccctgtgttcggattcagcgggttggaaaatggatggatggatatatatatatatatacagtggaacctcgagatacgatcacctctgtatacgagaaattcaaaatacgaggaaagtatgagcgaaaaattcagatctaaatacgagcattggctcacgtaacgagccacgagccaggctgtgggtatagctcgcggcttagcgagggggcgtggtagctgtagcgagccgcagggcgatctgcggtgtctgcgtttctcacctaagtgcaaaggtgggaaactgcccacatccatgattgttcctgtggctgatgggctgggcagggttgccacccgtcctttaaaatacggaatcgtcccgtatttgagaatgaaattgcacgtcccgttttgaatcaatacgtatgcgtccctttttttttttgtattaaaagtggtaaccctagcagctgccatgtcttccccgcatatatagagaagcgcgagccggttaagggggagaagaagtaaaagaaaagagaggaaaggagagagaacggaggttgcaggaggaggcaggaatccgcagcagtaggaagtcggtgcgagagagcgagcgagtacaggctcgcgtgtagctgaacaggcgagccaaacagctgaagcaggacggtgtagagaaggtcagctgcattaagtgtctcgcctgttgcagagcccgcatgggagaagcaggtgagacgctaacagagaagaagcaccggggattgtcatctgtttttttgaagactgcttcctgttgacgttttaacctcgtgttaaaggattgttattcttatgtactttaaacctccacttcacaactgttttaaggattatttatttaaagatttattgaatgctctactgcactttggacacctgttttgattcttttaataatcagttatattatttaccagtgttatttattcaaggtagactacagtatatataatttatcagtgttatttgttaggaaaattgatttttatgttaatatatttgggatgcggaacggattaactggatttccattattttcaatggggacgtttgttctagatacgagaaattcgctatacaagctcagtgctggaacgaattaaactcgtatctagaggttccactgtatgtatatatatatatatatatatatatatatatatacactagcaaaatacccgcgcttcgcagcggagaagtagtgtgttaaagaggttatgtaaacatatatatacatatactgtacgtacatatttatatacatatctacatatacacacatctacatatacatatatatacatatatatatatacatatacacatatatctatatatatatatatatatatatatatatatatatatatatatatatacacacataacatatatatacacatacatatacacacatacatacacacacacatacacatatatacatatacacatacatacatagtgcgttgtaacacgggctgtgattgttacatgggagggagacgacaaatcacagcttcccgctttctaatcgggcctgtgattggtgctttgacggatgcccagatcccacagtatctccccttaggagaggcgttaggcaagtgtaattgaatagcggtgctgcaagtttagctttac
This genomic interval from Erpetoichthys calabaricus chromosome 10, fErpCal1.3, whole genome shotgun sequence contains the following:
- the kcng1 gene encoding potassium voltage-gated channel subfamily G member 1 produces the protein MTLLTGEGSDYDYRSLSCTSDNSINQIPFHESETVKGAFYQRAHLIPSSKDLYGSAHPGDRKHHAIINVGGIRYLLPWTTLDDFPLSRLGQLKFCTNFDEIMSLCDDYDVTCNEFFFDRNPGAFRTIMTFLRVGKLRMLREMCALSFQEELLYWGIEESNIERCCKKKYLQKIEEFDEINHKEELLEGDKPYETPEETRFGICMGKLRDMVERPQSGLPGKIFACLSVLFVTITAVNLSISTMPGLREEEESGKCSQMCYNVFIVETVCVAWFSLEFTLRFIQARSKFTFLRTPLNLIDIVAILPYYITLLVDNSSTGNKKLGSGNSYLDKVGLVLRILRALRILYVMRLARHSLGLQTLGLTARRCTREFGLLLLFLCVAIALFSPLLYLIENEMSGSQDFTSIPACYWWAVITMTTVGYGDMVPRSIPGQVVALSSILSGILLMAFPVTSIFHTFSRSYIELKQKQQRVLHQSSKFLTKSSSQLSNVSLESDILFSSDLRDKD